A window from Planococcus maritimus encodes these proteins:
- the trpD gene encoding anthranilate phosphoribosyltransferase, with product MSRAENMNEQTMKQQAIELLEGRMSHQQMTDLLSGLHEKGETADELVGMVRAMREKAVKLPEMTGELVDVCGTGGDKSFSFNISTLTAFVLAGCGMRVAKHGNRSVSSKTGSSDLLEEIGISTQLPLTEIPSLVEQTGIAFLFAPAVHPALGGLREVRKEIGTPTIFNLVGPLANPLPITVQMSGVYRSDMMEPMADALMRLGRKRGAIVHGAGGLDELSLSGTNQLIVFDENGKRSMTVHPHEVGLETAPIEAIRGGDSKRNAEIFQEVISGTPSAYLDTVALNAGTVLYVSGRAASISEGVHQARKSIISGETARVYELHRLTSGVLI from the coding sequence ATGAGCAGAGCAGAGAATATGAATGAACAAACAATGAAGCAACAAGCGATAGAATTATTAGAAGGACGCATGAGTCACCAGCAGATGACAGACTTGTTGAGTGGATTGCACGAAAAAGGTGAGACGGCCGATGAGTTGGTCGGTATGGTCCGCGCAATGCGCGAAAAAGCGGTGAAGCTCCCAGAAATGACGGGCGAACTGGTCGATGTTTGCGGGACGGGCGGCGACAAATCCTTTAGTTTTAATATCAGTACGTTGACAGCGTTTGTCTTGGCAGGATGCGGCATGAGAGTGGCAAAGCACGGCAATCGCAGCGTATCCAGCAAGACCGGCAGTTCGGACTTATTGGAAGAGATCGGGATTTCCACTCAATTGCCCTTAACTGAAATTCCGTCACTGGTTGAACAGACGGGTATCGCGTTTTTGTTCGCGCCAGCGGTTCATCCGGCGCTCGGGGGCTTGCGTGAAGTGCGCAAGGAAATCGGGACGCCAACCATTTTCAATTTGGTTGGCCCTCTCGCGAATCCTCTGCCTATAACCGTCCAAATGAGCGGGGTGTACCGTTCGGACATGATGGAACCGATGGCGGATGCATTGATGCGACTTGGCAGAAAACGTGGAGCCATCGTCCACGGAGCAGGCGGGCTGGATGAATTGTCGCTTTCTGGAACCAACCAATTGATTGTTTTTGACGAAAATGGCAAGCGTAGCATGACGGTTCACCCTCATGAAGTAGGACTTGAGACAGCACCGATCGAAGCGATTCGCGGTGGCGATTCAAAACGCAATGCCGAAATTTTCCAAGAAGTCATCAGCGGGACGCCGAGTGCTTATTTGGATACGGTGGCGCTCAATGCAGGAACGGTCCTTTACGTAAGCGGTCGCGCCGCAAGCATTTCTGAAGGCGTACATCAAGCAAGAAAATCCATCATTTCAGGAGAAACGGCGCGTGTTTACGAACTGCACCGCCTAACATCGGGGGTACTTATATGA